The Leisingera sp. M658 genome window below encodes:
- a CDS encoding hemin-degrading factor, with amino-acid sequence MTDTPMTPAAIRAARAEHSALRDRDFADKFGISEGQLVAAYAGQGMTRISAAPDAIMPRLAALGEVMALTRNRSCVIEKVGVYGNYRSGQHASMVLNDAIDLRLFPKHFVTAFAVERETDKGIKRSIQIFDAAGDAVHKVHLREASDLAAWDRLVEDLKLEDQSQALAVEPRKPAEAPKGNTDKADALRTEWARMTDTHQFMRLTSKLKMNRLGAYRIAGAPLARALEPAAVNSMLEAVRDQGVEVMIFVGNTGCIEIHSGPVKTLREMGPWQNILDPGFDLHLRLDHIAEVWAVTKPTQRGDAVSVEAFDADGALILQVFGRRAEARDHRPAWNAIVEGLATLTAAEVA; translated from the coding sequence ATGACTGATACCCCGATGACGCCGGCGGCGATCCGTGCCGCACGCGCTGAACATTCCGCCCTGCGCGACCGTGATTTTGCGGATAAATTCGGCATTTCCGAGGGCCAGCTGGTGGCGGCCTATGCAGGCCAAGGCATGACCCGCATCAGTGCCGCGCCGGATGCGATCATGCCGCGGCTGGCTGCCTTGGGCGAGGTGATGGCGCTGACCCGCAACCGGTCCTGCGTGATTGAGAAGGTGGGGGTGTACGGCAATTACCGTTCGGGCCAGCATGCCTCGATGGTGCTGAACGATGCGATCGACCTGCGGCTGTTCCCCAAGCATTTCGTCACCGCCTTTGCGGTGGAGCGGGAGACGGACAAGGGCATCAAGCGGTCCATTCAGATCTTCGATGCAGCCGGGGATGCGGTGCATAAGGTGCATCTGCGCGAGGCTTCGGATCTGGCGGCCTGGGACCGGCTGGTGGAAGACCTGAAGCTGGAAGACCAGAGCCAGGCGCTGGCAGTGGAGCCGCGCAAGCCGGCGGAGGCGCCCAAGGGCAACACGGACAAGGCCGATGCGCTGCGCACGGAATGGGCCAGGATGACCGACACCCACCAGTTTATGCGGCTGACCTCGAAACTGAAGATGAACCGGCTGGGCGCCTACCGCATTGCCGGGGCGCCGCTGGCCCGCGCGCTGGAGCCGGCTGCGGTGAACAGCATGCTTGAAGCGGTGCGCGATCAGGGCGTTGAGGTGATGATTTTCGTGGGCAATACGGGCTGCATCGAAATCCACAGCGGCCCGGTGAAAACCCTGCGCGAAATGGGGCCGTGGCAGAACATCCTCGATCCCGGTTTCGACCTGCATCTGCGGCTGGATCATATTGCCGAAGTCTGGGCCGTCACCAAACCCACCCAGCGCGGCGATGCGGTCTCGGTTGAGGCGTTTGACGCTGACGGCGCTCTGATCCTGCAGGTCTTTGGCCGCCGGGCCGAGGCCAGGGATCACCGGCCCGCGTGGAATGCCATCGTCGAAGGCCTGGCCACTCTGACTGCGGCAGAGGTGGCCTGA
- a CDS encoding hemin ABC transporter substrate-binding protein: MTVLSRLYLGLNLLVAAVFAGHMALADPASRIVSVGGSVTEIVYALDQQHRLIARDTTSTFPAEARQLPDIGYQRALAPEGVLSVAPDMILAIEGAGPPETLDVLKAAEVAYISVPEDFSAEGIARKIRTVGAALDQQDAAEVLAGQVSAEIATAQAAAAKAAGGAPRTVLFVLSTQGGRIMAGGADTAADSIIRLAGGVNAVTGFAGYKPMTDEAIAQAAPDVILMMDRGGDHGIRTEDLLAIPAIQPTPAAQNGAIVRMNGLHLIGFGPRTASAVTKLNLALYGGGAQDVLGH; the protein is encoded by the coding sequence ATGACAGTACTGTCCCGTCTGTATCTGGGTTTGAACCTGCTGGTTGCTGCGGTGTTTGCAGGCCATATGGCGCTGGCGGATCCGGCAAGCCGCATCGTTTCGGTCGGCGGCTCGGTCACGGAAATCGTCTATGCGCTGGATCAGCAGCACCGGCTGATTGCCCGGGACACAACCTCCACCTTTCCGGCGGAGGCCCGGCAGCTGCCCGACATCGGCTATCAGCGGGCGCTGGCGCCTGAGGGGGTGCTGTCGGTGGCGCCGGACATGATCCTGGCGATTGAGGGCGCCGGGCCGCCGGAGACACTGGACGTGCTGAAGGCGGCTGAGGTGGCATATATCAGCGTGCCCGAAGATTTCAGCGCCGAAGGGATTGCCCGCAAGATCCGCACTGTTGGCGCTGCTTTGGACCAGCAGGACGCGGCTGAGGTGCTGGCCGGGCAGGTCAGCGCGGAAATCGCCACCGCCCAGGCTGCGGCGGCAAAGGCGGCAGGCGGCGCGCCCCGGACAGTGCTGTTTGTGCTGTCCACCCAGGGCGGGCGCATCATGGCAGGCGGTGCGGACACGGCGGCGGACAGCATTATCCGGCTGGCGGGCGGTGTGAATGCGGTGACGGGGTTCGCGGGCTACAAGCCGATGACGGATGAGGCCATCGCGCAAGCCGCGCCGGATGTGATCCTGATGATGGACCGCGGCGGCGACCATGGCATCCGCACCGAAGACCTGCTGGCGATCCCGGCCATCCAGCCCACTCCGGCGGCGCAAAACGGCGCCATTGTGCGGATGAACGGGCTGCATCTGATTGGTTTCGGCCCGCGCACGGCCTCGGCGGTCACTAAATTGAACTTGGCGCTGTATGGCGGGGGGGCGCAGGATGTCCTTGGCCATTGA